TATCCTAAtgctttgctctttctttttgtttcagcACCCTTCTTGAGCTGTTAAGATCAGTGGACTTATCATCATTGAGGCGCTTTCCTCCTGGCAAGCCAGAGATGTTCTCTGAGTTTTTGGATAAAGTTGTGGGGTTTGAAAAATGAATGCCAGGCTCTCAGCAATTTTAGTCGACCCATCTGAGAACCCATACTCACACACCTCTAGAAACCTTCCTAGGAAATGCATGTCTTTAATGTATTTTTGCAAGACAATTTGCCCTTAATAAATTTTCCACGTCTGATGGATGTACCAAAAGTTTCTTTTGTGAACATTTGTAAAAGTTTACTCAGATGGTTCCAACTAGTGTTTGTTTTGACTGACTGTTCCTCTTTGGGACATGTGTGGTGGTGGCCAGACACAGGTTGATCCTGGCATCCTGTATGGCAGTCTTAAAAGACTTTTGGCTTTTGAGGAAAAGTCCTTTGAGTTTGATACTCGGTGTGCCCAGAGATATCCAAGGAAGGGAAGCCCCCCCCCAAGTCACAAAGGTGCTCCCCTAACATAGAATAGGAATGATGATAGGTGTTCATCTGCCTAACTTGATTCAGTATCTTCCAGTTGAGGCAGCTCCTGTCTGTCTTGGAAGCTTCTGTTGGACAGTTCAAGCAGGCCTGCCCTGCCCACAGAGGGGTTCCCTTCTGCTGGGTGTGTAGAGTTGGGAAGGGGTGAGGTGTCCATGCATGGCTGATAAGTGTACAGTGTAAGGAGGAGTGTACTGGGGCCCTGGGGAGACACAGAGGGCTCTAGGAACATCTGAGGAAGGAGGTCCCACTTTGAGCCAGAGGAATGAGGGAAGGCGCCAGGAGGTGTGAAACCTGAGCTGAGCCAAGccttgaagggagagaaggaatctGCCAGGCAGGGCTatagagggagtgcattccaggcatggcatAGGGCATGCTGAGGAGCAAATGTAGCATGGGCAGATCAAATTACCTGGAGGCAGTGTGAGCCCTAGAAGGGTTTCAAAGATGAGCTTCCTCCGTGGGTACTGTAAGACTCAGCTTGTAGCAGAGAGGAATGAGGGAACAAAATCAGCCTCGTGGGATTGAGCTCCCCACACCAATTCTGATGTTGGGAAAGCCATCCACAGCAATCCCTTCTTTGGAATCAACTGTATCCGCACCTCTCCTAGGGCAAGTGGAAACTGACCTTGTAGACCTCTCCTCCAGATAGATTTCTATAGAGAGATGGGGCAACATGCCTGCCTAATCCCCACCAGCATAGGGGGCTTAGGGAGGCCTGGACTAAAGTCAAGTCTCCATTCCACACACTCATGGTGAGCAAGAGTAGAGCAGGTCATcgacattttaaaacattttcctggCAGCGTCTCCCCTAATACTTCATCACTGATTGGCTTTCCCCATTAGGAGCCCACAGTGAACTACTGTGACCTTATCGAGTTCCCACAGTGCTGGTAGAATTGGTAGGTCAGAGAGCTCCTGTAATTCTGCATGTGTTTTCTACCCGGTTTCAGGAAAAGTGCtgcagggaaaaagggaaagaatcagTATTTCTGGGCCCTCCATGGATCCAGGCATTTTCCACTGCAGAAAGGTGGTGACGTGGAACTCAGGTGGGTTGTGCCATTTCCCTTGGCCCTTCAATATCCTACCAGATTCTAAGagagtaaatgtttttttttctggttttcccCAAAGAGAAGAGATGTCTTCTACAAAGGACCAATTGGCTTGGCTTCCTGAGAAGATTCAAGCCCAGATCATTAAAGTACTGGGTCGTGGCCATCTAGATAGCAAAGCAGTGATTCGAACTTTAATTTGATTGAAAGCTTCTCATTTAGACTATCTATCAGattctccgcccccccccccggaccccccccgccccccccccccccttagatcGTAAAGCCTGTggaggcaggaactgtcttttgtttgcctctttttttgcATCCCTGGTGATTGACCcagagcctgacacatagtaggggcttaataaatgctgatcaGTTCACCAACTGAACTGGTTTTCTCATGTTAAGTCATGGCAGACAAACTTCATttcgtttctttttttttttaaaaaacccttaccttccatcttggagtcaatactgtgtattggctccaaggcagaagagtggtaagggctaggccatgggggtcaagtgacttgcccagggtcacacagctaggaagtggctgaggccagatttgaacctaggacctcctgtctctaggcctggctcttaatccactgagctacccagctgccccccatttcgTTTCTTGAGAGAAGGACTAAAACTTGACTGTTGAAGGGAATGCTATGCATAGAGTTTACCTGGATTTTAGCAAAGATTTGGCTAAAGCATCTCATGAAGACTTGTGGAGATGATAGATTGTTATGGATCAGATCAGAAAGTTGCCATCTGACTTCTGGATTGGTCATATGGTTTGACTCAAAGCGTCCTTTTTAATGTTTCAATATCCTCACAGAACGTCAGCTCCAGTGGACAAACCCAGGACTCTGTGCTTGCTCTCGCATGTTCCTTAATATTTTGATCAGTCAGTCAGTGAATAAACATCTCTTAAACTCCTCCCATGTGAAAGACACTGTGCAAAGCACCATATCAAGCacaatgaaaggcaaaagacagtctgaGCTCTTACGGGGCTCATCATGTAACGGAGAGATGAGATACATTTCCTAAGCCAAATCggaaataattaatggagggaAGGCCTTAGAATTAATGGAGGTGAGGGAAAAGCTTCCAGTAGAAAGTGAGgttttagctaggacttgaaggaaatcagagaagccATGAGGCACAGATGAGGAAGTTGTCCATTCTGGGCCTTGGCAATGGCCAGCTGGGAGATGGAGTTTCTTATCTGAGAAAGAGCAAGAAGCTcattgtcact
Above is a genomic segment from Monodelphis domestica isolate mMonDom1 chromosome X, mMonDom1.pri, whole genome shotgun sequence containing:
- the LOC100619965 gene encoding UDP-N-acetylglucosamine transferase subunit ALG13 homolog isoform X2 translates to MDNHQLELARQLHKEGYLFYCSCSTLLELLRSVDLSSLRRFPPGKPEMFSEFLDKVVGFEK